Proteins encoded in a region of the Esox lucius isolate fEsoLuc1 chromosome 9, fEsoLuc1.pri, whole genome shotgun sequence genome:
- the LOC117594877 gene encoding uncharacterized protein LOC117594877 isoform X2: MVLKTAYSLLVVFLWSVTATTAKDCGQIIQVVVSPIVSKKGENVTLTCVTNCTLTNATYIWYRNGQRLDEPTSRQLSVISYYTSSFSCSVKDHEDLQSPTMCVLGRKCFNVTYTRQSICALEGSVMDLPCKYQYPNHHTLSWTSWYVQERGDERPVILSSLPEYSGRVKYLGDNMSECTLRITDLRETDSAEYKFRFKTQNAEWGYSFPGTTLTVTDLQVKVTPGKPKTKTLTCSTSCNLTDNSNLTYVWYKNGQRLDELVSHQHSVKEYHTDSFSCSLLNLRSAVVCVVGQSCMNVSYTHQSVCALKGSTVNISCTFSHLNSKNVTEKTWFNKWDSGIIKDLNQDPEYAGRVEYHRTTDKDSTLTVTDLRESDSAEYKFRFTSNKVTWGYSFPGTTLTVTGNHSPLVVSERCRGGGGSNTVDTRQLDVRFFRQFLLFTKQNLELKYISIQITPHCPLHSAHCFLSAGSLLSTYLHLCQIGCRPVVWPIRPHCAQLRQRPGVGCVWCLPVVEPAPGNVPAVDHYPPLLAPGGTTPYLQVKVTPATKEGNVTLTCSTSCPLTDDTTYIWHQNGQRVTNEHNNVLHLGLTTEEVGYSCAVKGHEDLRSETITVRDEAVFPWVPVVTVGAVLTVAVLLVTIYCTMRRRSTGGSDATTDPQSVHPDTNSDTYSVLNMKTRSPDYDTLDSVHPDTNSNTYSSLNMKIRSPDYDTLDCVRDSHNDNDGQKNLDYENFGEPPQNLD; this comes from the exons ATGGTCTTGAAAACAGCATATAGTCTGTTGGTCGTTTTTCTCTGGTCCGTGACTG caACTACGGCAAAAGACTGTGGCCAGATAATCCAGGTGGTGGTGTCACCAATTGTTTCCAAGAAGGGAGAGaatgtaacactgacctgtGTCACCAACTGTACTCTGACCAACGCTACCTACATCTGGTACAGAAACGGTCAACGTCTCGATGAGCCTACTTCCAGGCAACTCTCAGTAATAAGTTATTATACATCCAGTTTCTCTTGTTCTGTGAAAGACCATGAGGATCTCCAATCTCCTACAATGT GTGTTCTGGGTAGAAAATGTTTCAACGTGACTTATACCCGTCAGAGTATCTGTGCCTTGGAGGGCTCAGTGATGGATCTTCCCTGCAAGTATCAATATCCAAATCATCACACACTCTCTTGGACAAGCTGGTATGTCCAAGAGAGAGGTGACGAGAGGCCTGTTATACTGAGTTCATTGCCAGAGTATTCAGGTCGTGTGAAGTACCTTGGAGATAATATGAGTGAATGTACCCTGAGaatcacagacctgagagagactgactcaGCTGAGTACAAGTTCAGATTTAAAACACAGAATGCAGAGTGGGGGTACAGCTTCCCTGGAACAACTCTGACTGTCACAG ACCTGCAGGTGAAGGTGACTCCAGGGAAACCAAAAACTAAAACTCTGACCTGTTCCACCAGCTGTAATCTGACTGACAACTCCAACCTCACCTACGTCTGGTACAAGAACGGACAACGTCTTGATGAACTTGTTTCCCATCAACACTCTGTTAAGGAATATCACACAGACAGTTTCTCCTGTTCTTTATTGAATCTGCGCTCTGCTGTggtgt GTGTTGTGGGTCAGAGCTGCATGAATGTCAGTTACACCCATCAAAGTGTCTGTGCCTTGAAAGGCTCCACAGTGAACATCTCCTGCACGTTCAGCCATCTGAACAGTAAAAATGTCACAGAAAAAACCTGGTTCAACAAATGGGACTCTGGAATAATTAAAGACTTGAACCAGGACCCAGAGTATGCAGGTCGGGTGGAGTACCATCGAACTACAGACAAAGACTCCACCCTGACTGTtacagacctgagagagagtgaCTCTGCTGAGTACAAGTTCAGATTTACATCAAACAAAGTAACATGGGGCTACAGCTTCCCTGGGACAACTCTGACTGTTACTGGTAACCATTCTCCTCTTGTGGTATCTGAGAGGTgtaggggaggggggggttcaAACACAGTGGACACCAGGCAGTTGGATGTTAGGTTTTTCAGACAATTCCTTTTGTTCACTAAACAGAACTTAGAACTCAAATACATAAGCATTCAAATCACTCCTCACTGTCCTCTTCATTCAgcacattgttttctttcagccGGCTCTCTCCTTTCCACTTATCTGCACCTGTGTCAAATAGGTTGTCGCCCGGTTGTTTGGCCAATCAGGCCTCATTGTGCGCAGCTGAGACAACGCCCTGGTGTAGGCTGCGTCTGGTGCCTCCCAGTGGTGGAGCCAGCGCCTGGCAATGTACCGGCCGTTGACCACTATCCCCCTCTGCTGGCCCCTGGGGGCACCACACCAT ACCTTCAGGTGAAAGTGACTCCTGCCACTAAGGAAGGGAATGTGACTCTGACCTGTAGCACCtcctgtcctctgactgacGACACCACCtacatctggcaccaaaacgGACAACGTGTCACGAATGAACACAACAACGTCCTTCACCTGGGACTCACCACAGAGGAAGTGGGCTACTCCTGTGCTGTGAAAGGTCATGAGGACCTCCGTTCTGAGACCATCACTGTCAG AGATGAAGCAGTGTTTCCCTGGGTTCCCGTGGTTACAGTGGGGGCCGTCCTGACTGTTGCAGTTCTTCTAGTCACCATCTACTGTACCATGAGGAG GAGATCTACAGGAGGAAGTGACGCTACAACAGACCCACAG AGTGTCCATCCTGATACTAACAGTGACACGTACTCAGTTCTGAACATGAAGACCAGGTCACCTGACTACGACACTCTGGAT AGTGTCCATCCTGATACTAACAGTAACACGTACTCATCTCTGAACATGAAGATCAGGTCACCTGACTACGACACTCTGGAT TGTGTGAGGGACTCGCACAATGACAATGACGGTCAGAAAAACTTGGATTATGAGAACTTTGGAGAACCACCACAGAACCTGGACTGA
- the LOC117594877 gene encoding uncharacterized protein LOC117594877 isoform X3, whose product MVLKTAYSLLVVFLWSVTATTAKDCGQIIQVVVSPIVSKKGENVTLTCVTNCTLTNATYIWYRNGQRLDEPTSRQLSVISYYTSSFSCSVKDHEDLQSPTMCVLGRKCFNVTYTRQSICALEGSVMDLPCKYQYPNHHTLSWTSWYVQERGDERPVILSSLPEYSGRVKYLGDNMSECTLRITDLRETDSAEYKFRFKTQNAEWGYSFPGTTLTVTDLQVKVTPGKPKTKTLTCSTSCNLTDNSNLTYVWYKNGQRLDELVSHQHSVKEYHTDSFSCSLLNLRSAVVCVVGQSCMNVSYTHQSVCALKGSTVNISCTFSHLNSKNVTEKTWFNKWDSGIIKDLNQDPEYAGRVEYHRTTDKDSTLTVTDLRESDSAEYKFRFTSNKVTWGYSFPGTTLTVTGNHSPLVVSERCRGGGGSNTVDTRQLDVRFFRQFLLFTKQNLELKYISIQITPHCPLHSAHCFLSAGSLLSTYLHLCQIGCRPVVWPIRPHCAQLRQRPGVGCVWCLPVVEPAPGNVPAVDHYPPLLAPGGTTPYLQVKVTPATKEGNVTLTCSTSCPLTDDTTYIWHQNGQRVTNEHNNVLHLGLTTEEVGYSCAVKGHEDLRSETITVRDEAVFPWVPVVTVGAVLTVAVLLVTIYCTMRRRSTGGSDATTDPQSVHPDAMGETQTAQNLTTLSPDYDTLGSVHPDTNSDTYSVLNMKTRSPDYDTLDCVRDSHNDNDGQKNLDYENFGEPPQNLD is encoded by the exons ATGGTCTTGAAAACAGCATATAGTCTGTTGGTCGTTTTTCTCTGGTCCGTGACTG caACTACGGCAAAAGACTGTGGCCAGATAATCCAGGTGGTGGTGTCACCAATTGTTTCCAAGAAGGGAGAGaatgtaacactgacctgtGTCACCAACTGTACTCTGACCAACGCTACCTACATCTGGTACAGAAACGGTCAACGTCTCGATGAGCCTACTTCCAGGCAACTCTCAGTAATAAGTTATTATACATCCAGTTTCTCTTGTTCTGTGAAAGACCATGAGGATCTCCAATCTCCTACAATGT GTGTTCTGGGTAGAAAATGTTTCAACGTGACTTATACCCGTCAGAGTATCTGTGCCTTGGAGGGCTCAGTGATGGATCTTCCCTGCAAGTATCAATATCCAAATCATCACACACTCTCTTGGACAAGCTGGTATGTCCAAGAGAGAGGTGACGAGAGGCCTGTTATACTGAGTTCATTGCCAGAGTATTCAGGTCGTGTGAAGTACCTTGGAGATAATATGAGTGAATGTACCCTGAGaatcacagacctgagagagactgactcaGCTGAGTACAAGTTCAGATTTAAAACACAGAATGCAGAGTGGGGGTACAGCTTCCCTGGAACAACTCTGACTGTCACAG ACCTGCAGGTGAAGGTGACTCCAGGGAAACCAAAAACTAAAACTCTGACCTGTTCCACCAGCTGTAATCTGACTGACAACTCCAACCTCACCTACGTCTGGTACAAGAACGGACAACGTCTTGATGAACTTGTTTCCCATCAACACTCTGTTAAGGAATATCACACAGACAGTTTCTCCTGTTCTTTATTGAATCTGCGCTCTGCTGTggtgt GTGTTGTGGGTCAGAGCTGCATGAATGTCAGTTACACCCATCAAAGTGTCTGTGCCTTGAAAGGCTCCACAGTGAACATCTCCTGCACGTTCAGCCATCTGAACAGTAAAAATGTCACAGAAAAAACCTGGTTCAACAAATGGGACTCTGGAATAATTAAAGACTTGAACCAGGACCCAGAGTATGCAGGTCGGGTGGAGTACCATCGAACTACAGACAAAGACTCCACCCTGACTGTtacagacctgagagagagtgaCTCTGCTGAGTACAAGTTCAGATTTACATCAAACAAAGTAACATGGGGCTACAGCTTCCCTGGGACAACTCTGACTGTTACTGGTAACCATTCTCCTCTTGTGGTATCTGAGAGGTgtaggggaggggggggttcaAACACAGTGGACACCAGGCAGTTGGATGTTAGGTTTTTCAGACAATTCCTTTTGTTCACTAAACAGAACTTAGAACTCAAATACATAAGCATTCAAATCACTCCTCACTGTCCTCTTCATTCAgcacattgttttctttcagccGGCTCTCTCCTTTCCACTTATCTGCACCTGTGTCAAATAGGTTGTCGCCCGGTTGTTTGGCCAATCAGGCCTCATTGTGCGCAGCTGAGACAACGCCCTGGTGTAGGCTGCGTCTGGTGCCTCCCAGTGGTGGAGCCAGCGCCTGGCAATGTACCGGCCGTTGACCACTATCCCCCTCTGCTGGCCCCTGGGGGCACCACACCAT ACCTTCAGGTGAAAGTGACTCCTGCCACTAAGGAAGGGAATGTGACTCTGACCTGTAGCACCtcctgtcctctgactgacGACACCACCtacatctggcaccaaaacgGACAACGTGTCACGAATGAACACAACAACGTCCTTCACCTGGGACTCACCACAGAGGAAGTGGGCTACTCCTGTGCTGTGAAAGGTCATGAGGACCTCCGTTCTGAGACCATCACTGTCAG AGATGAAGCAGTGTTTCCCTGGGTTCCCGTGGTTACAGTGGGGGCCGTCCTGACTGTTGCAGTTCTTCTAGTCACCATCTACTGTACCATGAGGAG GAGATCTACAGGAGGAAGTGACGCTACAACAGACCCACAG AGTGTCCATCCAGACGCTATGGGTGAAACGCAGACTGCTCAGAACCTGACCACTCTGTCTCCTGACTATGACACACTGGGT AGTGTCCATCCTGATACTAACAGTGACACGTACTCAGTTCTGAACATGAAGACCAGGTCACCTGACTACGACACTCTGGAT TGTGTGAGGGACTCGCACAATGACAATGACGGTCAGAAAAACTTGGATTATGAGAACTTTGGAGAACCACCACAGAACCTGGACTGA
- the LOC117594877 gene encoding uncharacterized protein LOC117594877 isoform X4: protein MVLKTAYSLLVVFLWSVTATTAKDCGQIIQVVVSPIVSKKGENVTLTCVTNCTLTNATYIWYRNGQRLDEPTSRQLSVISYYTSSFSCSVKDHEDLQSPTMCVLGRKCFNVTYTRQSICALEGSVMDLPCKYQYPNHHTLSWTSWYVQERGDERPVILSSLPEYSGRVKYLGDNMSECTLRITDLRETDSAEYKFRFKTQNAEWGYSFPGTTLTVTDLQVKVTPGKPKTKTLTCSTSCNLTDNSNLTYVWYKNGQRLDELVSHQHSVKEYHTDSFSCSLLNLRSAVVCVVGQSCMNVSYTHQSVCALKGSTVNISCTFSHLNSKNVTEKTWFNKWDSGIIKDLNQDPEYAGRVEYHRTTDKDSTLTVTDLRESDSAEYKFRFTSNKVTWGYSFPGTTLTVTGCRPVVWPIRPHCAQLRQRPGVGCVWCLPVVEPAPGNVPAVDHYPPLLAPGGTTPYLQVKVTPATKEGNVTLTCSTSCPLTDDTTYIWHQNGQRVTNEHNNVLHLGLTTEEVGYSCAVKGHEDLRSETITVRDEAVFPWVPVVTVGAVLTVAVLLVTIYCTMRRRSTGGSDATTDPQSVHPDAMGETQTAQNLTTLSPDYDTLGSVHPDTNSDTYSVLNMKTRSPDYDTLDSVHPDTNSNTYSSLNMKIRSPDYDTLDCVRDSHNDNDGQKNLDYENFGEPPQNLD, encoded by the exons ATGGTCTTGAAAACAGCATATAGTCTGTTGGTCGTTTTTCTCTGGTCCGTGACTG caACTACGGCAAAAGACTGTGGCCAGATAATCCAGGTGGTGGTGTCACCAATTGTTTCCAAGAAGGGAGAGaatgtaacactgacctgtGTCACCAACTGTACTCTGACCAACGCTACCTACATCTGGTACAGAAACGGTCAACGTCTCGATGAGCCTACTTCCAGGCAACTCTCAGTAATAAGTTATTATACATCCAGTTTCTCTTGTTCTGTGAAAGACCATGAGGATCTCCAATCTCCTACAATGT GTGTTCTGGGTAGAAAATGTTTCAACGTGACTTATACCCGTCAGAGTATCTGTGCCTTGGAGGGCTCAGTGATGGATCTTCCCTGCAAGTATCAATATCCAAATCATCACACACTCTCTTGGACAAGCTGGTATGTCCAAGAGAGAGGTGACGAGAGGCCTGTTATACTGAGTTCATTGCCAGAGTATTCAGGTCGTGTGAAGTACCTTGGAGATAATATGAGTGAATGTACCCTGAGaatcacagacctgagagagactgactcaGCTGAGTACAAGTTCAGATTTAAAACACAGAATGCAGAGTGGGGGTACAGCTTCCCTGGAACAACTCTGACTGTCACAG ACCTGCAGGTGAAGGTGACTCCAGGGAAACCAAAAACTAAAACTCTGACCTGTTCCACCAGCTGTAATCTGACTGACAACTCCAACCTCACCTACGTCTGGTACAAGAACGGACAACGTCTTGATGAACTTGTTTCCCATCAACACTCTGTTAAGGAATATCACACAGACAGTTTCTCCTGTTCTTTATTGAATCTGCGCTCTGCTGTggtgt GTGTTGTGGGTCAGAGCTGCATGAATGTCAGTTACACCCATCAAAGTGTCTGTGCCTTGAAAGGCTCCACAGTGAACATCTCCTGCACGTTCAGCCATCTGAACAGTAAAAATGTCACAGAAAAAACCTGGTTCAACAAATGGGACTCTGGAATAATTAAAGACTTGAACCAGGACCCAGAGTATGCAGGTCGGGTGGAGTACCATCGAACTACAGACAAAGACTCCACCCTGACTGTtacagacctgagagagagtgaCTCTGCTGAGTACAAGTTCAGATTTACATCAAACAAAGTAACATGGGGCTACAGCTTCCCTGGGACAACTCTGACTGTTACTG GTTGTCGCCCGGTTGTTTGGCCAATCAGGCCTCATTGTGCGCAGCTGAGACAACGCCCTGGTGTAGGCTGCGTCTGGTGCCTCCCAGTGGTGGAGCCAGCGCCTGGCAATGTACCGGCCGTTGACCACTATCCCCCTCTGCTGGCCCCTGGGGGCACCACACCAT ACCTTCAGGTGAAAGTGACTCCTGCCACTAAGGAAGGGAATGTGACTCTGACCTGTAGCACCtcctgtcctctgactgacGACACCACCtacatctggcaccaaaacgGACAACGTGTCACGAATGAACACAACAACGTCCTTCACCTGGGACTCACCACAGAGGAAGTGGGCTACTCCTGTGCTGTGAAAGGTCATGAGGACCTCCGTTCTGAGACCATCACTGTCAG AGATGAAGCAGTGTTTCCCTGGGTTCCCGTGGTTACAGTGGGGGCCGTCCTGACTGTTGCAGTTCTTCTAGTCACCATCTACTGTACCATGAGGAG GAGATCTACAGGAGGAAGTGACGCTACAACAGACCCACAG AGTGTCCATCCAGACGCTATGGGTGAAACGCAGACTGCTCAGAACCTGACCACTCTGTCTCCTGACTATGACACACTGGGT AGTGTCCATCCTGATACTAACAGTGACACGTACTCAGTTCTGAACATGAAGACCAGGTCACCTGACTACGACACTCTGGAT AGTGTCCATCCTGATACTAACAGTAACACGTACTCATCTCTGAACATGAAGATCAGGTCACCTGACTACGACACTCTGGAT TGTGTGAGGGACTCGCACAATGACAATGACGGTCAGAAAAACTTGGATTATGAGAACTTTGGAGAACCACCACAGAACCTGGACTGA
- the LOC117594877 gene encoding uncharacterized protein LOC117594877 isoform X5, whose product MVLKTAYSLLVVFLWSVTATTAKDCGQIIQVVVSPIVSKKGENVTLTCVTNCTLTNATYIWYRNGQRLDEPTSRQLSVISYYTSSFSCSVKDHEDLQSPTMCVLGRKCFNVTYTRQSICALEGSVMDLPCKYQYPNHHTLSWTSWYVQERGDERPVILSSLPEYSGRVKYLGDNMSECTLRITDLRETDSAEYKFRFKTQNAEWGYSFPGTTLTVTDLQVKVTPGKPKTKTLTCSTSCNLTDNSNLTYVWYKNGQRLDELVSHQHSVKEYHTDSFSCSLLNLRSAVVCVVGQSCMNVSYTHQSVCALKGSTVNISCTFSHLNSKNVTEKTWFNKWDSGIIKDLNQDPEYAGRVEYHRTTDKDSTLTVTDLRESDSAEYKFRFTSNKVTWGYSFPGTTLTVTDLQVKVTPATKEGNVTLTCSTSCPLTDDTTYIWHQNGQRVTNEHNNVLHLGLTTEEVGYSCAVKGHEDLRSETITVRDEAVFPWVPVVTVGAVLTVAVLLVTIYCTMRRRSTGGSDATTDPQSVHPDAMGETQTAQNLTTLSPDYDTLGSVHPDTNSDTYSVLNMKTRSPDYDTLDSVHPDTNSNTYSSLNMKIRSPDYDTLDCVRDSHNDNDGQKNLDYENFGEPPQNLD is encoded by the exons ATGGTCTTGAAAACAGCATATAGTCTGTTGGTCGTTTTTCTCTGGTCCGTGACTG caACTACGGCAAAAGACTGTGGCCAGATAATCCAGGTGGTGGTGTCACCAATTGTTTCCAAGAAGGGAGAGaatgtaacactgacctgtGTCACCAACTGTACTCTGACCAACGCTACCTACATCTGGTACAGAAACGGTCAACGTCTCGATGAGCCTACTTCCAGGCAACTCTCAGTAATAAGTTATTATACATCCAGTTTCTCTTGTTCTGTGAAAGACCATGAGGATCTCCAATCTCCTACAATGT GTGTTCTGGGTAGAAAATGTTTCAACGTGACTTATACCCGTCAGAGTATCTGTGCCTTGGAGGGCTCAGTGATGGATCTTCCCTGCAAGTATCAATATCCAAATCATCACACACTCTCTTGGACAAGCTGGTATGTCCAAGAGAGAGGTGACGAGAGGCCTGTTATACTGAGTTCATTGCCAGAGTATTCAGGTCGTGTGAAGTACCTTGGAGATAATATGAGTGAATGTACCCTGAGaatcacagacctgagagagactgactcaGCTGAGTACAAGTTCAGATTTAAAACACAGAATGCAGAGTGGGGGTACAGCTTCCCTGGAACAACTCTGACTGTCACAG ACCTGCAGGTGAAGGTGACTCCAGGGAAACCAAAAACTAAAACTCTGACCTGTTCCACCAGCTGTAATCTGACTGACAACTCCAACCTCACCTACGTCTGGTACAAGAACGGACAACGTCTTGATGAACTTGTTTCCCATCAACACTCTGTTAAGGAATATCACACAGACAGTTTCTCCTGTTCTTTATTGAATCTGCGCTCTGCTGTggtgt GTGTTGTGGGTCAGAGCTGCATGAATGTCAGTTACACCCATCAAAGTGTCTGTGCCTTGAAAGGCTCCACAGTGAACATCTCCTGCACGTTCAGCCATCTGAACAGTAAAAATGTCACAGAAAAAACCTGGTTCAACAAATGGGACTCTGGAATAATTAAAGACTTGAACCAGGACCCAGAGTATGCAGGTCGGGTGGAGTACCATCGAACTACAGACAAAGACTCCACCCTGACTGTtacagacctgagagagagtgaCTCTGCTGAGTACAAGTTCAGATTTACATCAAACAAAGTAACATGGGGCTACAGCTTCCCTGGGACAACTCTGACTGTTACTG ACCTTCAGGTGAAAGTGACTCCTGCCACTAAGGAAGGGAATGTGACTCTGACCTGTAGCACCtcctgtcctctgactgacGACACCACCtacatctggcaccaaaacgGACAACGTGTCACGAATGAACACAACAACGTCCTTCACCTGGGACTCACCACAGAGGAAGTGGGCTACTCCTGTGCTGTGAAAGGTCATGAGGACCTCCGTTCTGAGACCATCACTGTCAG AGATGAAGCAGTGTTTCCCTGGGTTCCCGTGGTTACAGTGGGGGCCGTCCTGACTGTTGCAGTTCTTCTAGTCACCATCTACTGTACCATGAGGAG GAGATCTACAGGAGGAAGTGACGCTACAACAGACCCACAG AGTGTCCATCCAGACGCTATGGGTGAAACGCAGACTGCTCAGAACCTGACCACTCTGTCTCCTGACTATGACACACTGGGT AGTGTCCATCCTGATACTAACAGTGACACGTACTCAGTTCTGAACATGAAGACCAGGTCACCTGACTACGACACTCTGGAT AGTGTCCATCCTGATACTAACAGTAACACGTACTCATCTCTGAACATGAAGATCAGGTCACCTGACTACGACACTCTGGAT TGTGTGAGGGACTCGCACAATGACAATGACGGTCAGAAAAACTTGGATTATGAGAACTTTGGAGAACCACCACAGAACCTGGACTGA
- the LOC117594877 gene encoding uncharacterized protein LOC117594877 isoform X1 translates to MVLKTAYSLLVVFLWSVTATTAKDCGQIIQVVVSPIVSKKGENVTLTCVTNCTLTNATYIWYRNGQRLDEPTSRQLSVISYYTSSFSCSVKDHEDLQSPTMCVLGRKCFNVTYTRQSICALEGSVMDLPCKYQYPNHHTLSWTSWYVQERGDERPVILSSLPEYSGRVKYLGDNMSECTLRITDLRETDSAEYKFRFKTQNAEWGYSFPGTTLTVTDLQVKVTPGKPKTKTLTCSTSCNLTDNSNLTYVWYKNGQRLDELVSHQHSVKEYHTDSFSCSLLNLRSAVVCVVGQSCMNVSYTHQSVCALKGSTVNISCTFSHLNSKNVTEKTWFNKWDSGIIKDLNQDPEYAGRVEYHRTTDKDSTLTVTDLRESDSAEYKFRFTSNKVTWGYSFPGTTLTVTGNHSPLVVSERCRGGGGSNTVDTRQLDVRFFRQFLLFTKQNLELKYISIQITPHCPLHSAHCFLSAGSLLSTYLHLCQIGCRPVVWPIRPHCAQLRQRPGVGCVWCLPVVEPAPGNVPAVDHYPPLLAPGGTTPYLQVKVTPATKEGNVTLTCSTSCPLTDDTTYIWHQNGQRVTNEHNNVLHLGLTTEEVGYSCAVKGHEDLRSETITVNEAVFPWVPVVTVGAVLTVAVLLVTIYCTMRRRSTGGSDATTDPQSVHPDAMGETQTAQNLTTLSPDYDTLGSVHPDTNSDTYSVLNMKTRSPDYDTLDSVHPDTNSNTYSSLNMKIRSPDYDTLDCVRDSHNDNDGQKNLDYENFGEPPQNLD, encoded by the exons ATGGTCTTGAAAACAGCATATAGTCTGTTGGTCGTTTTTCTCTGGTCCGTGACTG caACTACGGCAAAAGACTGTGGCCAGATAATCCAGGTGGTGGTGTCACCAATTGTTTCCAAGAAGGGAGAGaatgtaacactgacctgtGTCACCAACTGTACTCTGACCAACGCTACCTACATCTGGTACAGAAACGGTCAACGTCTCGATGAGCCTACTTCCAGGCAACTCTCAGTAATAAGTTATTATACATCCAGTTTCTCTTGTTCTGTGAAAGACCATGAGGATCTCCAATCTCCTACAATGT GTGTTCTGGGTAGAAAATGTTTCAACGTGACTTATACCCGTCAGAGTATCTGTGCCTTGGAGGGCTCAGTGATGGATCTTCCCTGCAAGTATCAATATCCAAATCATCACACACTCTCTTGGACAAGCTGGTATGTCCAAGAGAGAGGTGACGAGAGGCCTGTTATACTGAGTTCATTGCCAGAGTATTCAGGTCGTGTGAAGTACCTTGGAGATAATATGAGTGAATGTACCCTGAGaatcacagacctgagagagactgactcaGCTGAGTACAAGTTCAGATTTAAAACACAGAATGCAGAGTGGGGGTACAGCTTCCCTGGAACAACTCTGACTGTCACAG ACCTGCAGGTGAAGGTGACTCCAGGGAAACCAAAAACTAAAACTCTGACCTGTTCCACCAGCTGTAATCTGACTGACAACTCCAACCTCACCTACGTCTGGTACAAGAACGGACAACGTCTTGATGAACTTGTTTCCCATCAACACTCTGTTAAGGAATATCACACAGACAGTTTCTCCTGTTCTTTATTGAATCTGCGCTCTGCTGTggtgt GTGTTGTGGGTCAGAGCTGCATGAATGTCAGTTACACCCATCAAAGTGTCTGTGCCTTGAAAGGCTCCACAGTGAACATCTCCTGCACGTTCAGCCATCTGAACAGTAAAAATGTCACAGAAAAAACCTGGTTCAACAAATGGGACTCTGGAATAATTAAAGACTTGAACCAGGACCCAGAGTATGCAGGTCGGGTGGAGTACCATCGAACTACAGACAAAGACTCCACCCTGACTGTtacagacctgagagagagtgaCTCTGCTGAGTACAAGTTCAGATTTACATCAAACAAAGTAACATGGGGCTACAGCTTCCCTGGGACAACTCTGACTGTTACTGGTAACCATTCTCCTCTTGTGGTATCTGAGAGGTgtaggggaggggggggttcaAACACAGTGGACACCAGGCAGTTGGATGTTAGGTTTTTCAGACAATTCCTTTTGTTCACTAAACAGAACTTAGAACTCAAATACATAAGCATTCAAATCACTCCTCACTGTCCTCTTCATTCAgcacattgttttctttcagccGGCTCTCTCCTTTCCACTTATCTGCACCTGTGTCAAATAGGTTGTCGCCCGGTTGTTTGGCCAATCAGGCCTCATTGTGCGCAGCTGAGACAACGCCCTGGTGTAGGCTGCGTCTGGTGCCTCCCAGTGGTGGAGCCAGCGCCTGGCAATGTACCGGCCGTTGACCACTATCCCCCTCTGCTGGCCCCTGGGGGCACCACACCAT ACCTTCAGGTGAAAGTGACTCCTGCCACTAAGGAAGGGAATGTGACTCTGACCTGTAGCACCtcctgtcctctgactgacGACACCACCtacatctggcaccaaaacgGACAACGTGTCACGAATGAACACAACAACGTCCTTCACCTGGGACTCACCACAGAGGAAGTGGGCTACTCCTGTGCTGTGAAAGGTCATGAGGACCTCCGTTCTGAGACCATCACTGTCA ATGAAGCAGTGTTTCCCTGGGTTCCCGTGGTTACAGTGGGGGCCGTCCTGACTGTTGCAGTTCTTCTAGTCACCATCTACTGTACCATGAGGAG GAGATCTACAGGAGGAAGTGACGCTACAACAGACCCACAG AGTGTCCATCCAGACGCTATGGGTGAAACGCAGACTGCTCAGAACCTGACCACTCTGTCTCCTGACTATGACACACTGGGT AGTGTCCATCCTGATACTAACAGTGACACGTACTCAGTTCTGAACATGAAGACCAGGTCACCTGACTACGACACTCTGGAT AGTGTCCATCCTGATACTAACAGTAACACGTACTCATCTCTGAACATGAAGATCAGGTCACCTGACTACGACACTCTGGAT TGTGTGAGGGACTCGCACAATGACAATGACGGTCAGAAAAACTTGGATTATGAGAACTTTGGAGAACCACCACAGAACCTGGACTGA